A region of the Corynebacterium endometrii genome:
CGGCTGGACCGGCCCGGGATTCGAGGAATGAGGAGGAGTGGGTCAAACCCGCAACAATCGCGTTCGTTCTCCCCCAAACCCGCCGCGTTTTAGGCCCGATCGAACGAGATTGTTGCATCGGCCACCACGGCTGCGCCGGGACCGGCTAGCGCAGCGGCCTGAGCTCCACCATCTCCCGGCAGGTCTGGTCCACCACGGCCTTCCAGTCACCGGTTTCTTCGAAGAGGCCGCGCTGGCGCTCATAGGCGGCGCCGCGGTCGATGATTTCGCGGATGAGCTGGAGTTCATCGGCGCAGCCTAGCTCCTCGGCCAGCGGGGCAAGCTCCACCATGAGGTCGGCAAGCTCGTCTTTGACCCAGCGCTCGTCGGTCTCGCGGGAGGTGATGACCAGGGCGTCCATGCCGTAGCGGGCGCCGCGCCACTTATTTTCCGCGACATGCCACGGCTGCAGCGTGGGAAGCTCTTCGCCGCGGTCAATCATGCGGTCAAAATGCACCACAAGGCAGTGGGTGAGCGCCACAATGGCGGATAGCTCGCGCAGGTTGGTGGTGGCGTCGGAGATGCGGACCTCCACGGTGCCCCACTTGGACGCCGGGCGGATATCGAAATGCATGGACCCGGTGTGGTTAATCACGCCGGAGATGGCCTGATCCCGCATGTAGGCCTGCCACTCGCCCCAGCTACCGAACTGGTACGGCATGCCCGCGGTGGGAAGCTGCTGGTATAGCATGGTGCGGTTCGACGCGTAGCCGGTATCTAGTCCCTCCCATCCCGGGGAGGATCCGGAGATGGCCAGCAGGTGCGGGTACTTGGTCATCAGAGCGTTGATGATGGGCCACACGCGGTCCTCATGGGAGATACCCACGTGGACGTGGACTCCCCACAGCAGCATCTGCTGGCCCCAGTAGCGGGTGCGGTTGATGATCTCCGCGTAGGTCTCTTTGGTGGAGACGGGGTTGAGGCGGTAATCGGAGAAGGGGTGGCCGCCGGACGCCCACAGTTTAAGGCCCATCTCTTCGCTGACCTCGCGCACCGCATCGAGGCTAAGCTGCAGGTCAGCCACGGCCTCGGGAACGGTATCGCAAACGCCGGTGACCAGCTCGACGGTATTTTGCAGGAACTCCTTTTCCAGGTGCACCTCTGGGTGGCGCCGGGCAACCTCGTCGATGACCTCCGAGGCCCGCGGAACCAGGTCGCGGGTTTCGGGGTCTACAAGGGCTACTTCCCACTCGACACCCAGGGTGGGGCGGGGGGAACGCGCAAAGTTCTCTGCCGGGATAATCACCAGTTCAGCTTACCGAGCGCGCGGCACGCCCGCTGAGATTTCATTCACCCCGCGCGCGTTGGCCTAGTTGTTGTTGGTCAGCACCACGGTCAGGCCGCGGTCGCGGGTGGCTTCCTCCGGCAGTGAGTCGATGTTCTCACGGGCGATACCGCCGATCTTGTCCGCAATGGAACGCGCCTCACGCTCGGCGGCGGCGTCCCCGGCCGGGAAGAAGACGGTGGTGTCAGGGAGGATTTCGTCGGCGAAGTTGCCCACCTCGCCCAGCTCGTAGCCCTCGGTTTCCAGGCGTTCCGAAATGTCCGCCGCGAGCCCCTGGACCATAGAGTTATTGAGCACGCTCACGCGCTTCGGGGCCTCCTCGGCGCCGGCCGGCGCACCCGGCGCCGGTGCCGGGGCCGGGGCGGGTGCCGGAGCTGGCGCGGGCGCCGGCTCGGGGGACCCGGCGGGGGCTGAACCCTCCGCGGGGGCTGAACCCTCCGCGGGCGCTGATCCCTCCGCGGGTTTGGCCCCCTCGGCCGGGGCGGCGCTTGGTGCCGGGGCGGCGGCGGAAGGCTGCTGCGTGGCGGCGGTCTCCCCCGCTAGGGAGGCCTCGGGATCGTCCTTCGTGAAGGCGTAGAGCGCCCAGAGCGCCAGCATGACCGCTACGGCGATGAGCACCATGGCAAGGCCGCGCAGGGGCAGGCCGGCGGCGGGGGCGGCCTCATTCTGGGGGCTGTCCGGAGTCTGGTTTTCCTGATTCACATTAGTCACACGCGTAACTTTAGCCACCCGCATTGCCGTTTTCGCGCGCGGCGCGCCGAACGCCCTCACGTTGTTCCCGCACCCGCCGCAGGCGCCCTACCAGCACGGGAAACTCCGCCAACGCGGCCGGCTCCTCCAGCAGCTGGTTGAGCCGCTGATGGTAACGCACCGGGGAAAAGTCGAACCGCGCCCGGATGGCCTCCTCCTTGCGGCCCACTTGACGGGGCGCGCTGGATTCAAATTCCAAGATGGCGCGGTCAAGTTCGTTTAAGACATGGGAGCTGGACATGCCTAAACTGTAGGGCATGACTATTCTTCCCATCGTTATCCACGGCGATCCGGTGCTGCACAATCCCACCGAGCCCGTGACAGAGGATATCTCCAACCCCGAGCTCCAGCAGCTCATCGCGGACATGTATGAAACCATGGAGGCCGCACACGGCGTGGGCCTCGCCGCGAACCAGGTGGGCGTGGGCAAGCGCCTATTCGTCTACCACTGCCCGGACGTGGACGGCCCTAACGGCACCGCGAAGGAAGACGGCGGCATGCGGCGCGGCTGCGTCATCAACCCGGTGCTGGAGACCTCCGAGATCCCGGAGACCATGCCGGCCGATGACGGCACCGACGATGAGGGCTGCCTGTCCGTCCCCGGCGAGGGCTTCCCCACCGGCCGCGCGGACTGGGCGCGGGTGACGGGCAAGGATGAAAACGGCCAGGACGTCACCGTCGAGGGTTATGGTTTCTTCGCCCGCTGCCTGCAGCATGAGGTGGGCCACCTGGACGGCTACGTGTACACGGACACGCTCATCGGCCGCTACAAGCGCCAGGCCAAGAAGGCCATTAAGGCCAACGGCTGGAACGTCGCAGGCCTGACCTGGATGCCAGGTGAGGACAAGGACCCGTTTGGGCATGATGATTAAATGAGTTACATCTTCCGGTCTGATTCCGTCCAGCCAGGTGAGCGGGTGGTGGCGCGCCGCAAATACTTGTCCGACGCCGCCCCAGGCGCCCAGCCCACCACCGTCTTCAGCGATGTCATTGGCCACGTGCTCAGCGTGGACCCGCTGGTCATCCGCCCGCAACAGGTGGGCGGCTATCCGTCCACCCTGGACGCCGTGACCATTTCCGAAGATGAACTCTACGTGGTCAAAAAGCTTTCGCCACGCACCGTGCGCAACTCTGACATCCGCAACGTGGAGCTGGCCTATTCCAAGGCCTTCCCGGGAATCGAGCACAGCTGGTGCGGGCAGTGGCTGCTGCGCGCCGGCGACGGCGTGACGGAGCGCTCCAACTCCGCGGCGCCCCTGGGCCCATCCGCACCGTTCGAGGCGCTGCCCGTGGAGGAGATTCGCGAGTTCTACGCGCGCCACGGATTGCCGCCGCGCGTAATGATTCCGGAACGCATCGGCAAGCCCGCCGAGGCGCTCGCCGGGCGCGAGGGCTGGGAGCTGGGCCCGGAGATCATCGTGATGACCCGCGCCCTCGGCGAGGAGGGCGATGCGCCCGTGGAGGTTGAATTGCCGGAATCCGCCGCGGCCTATGACTTTGAGGTCGCGGACCAGCCGGACCGGGACTGGCTGAAGATGTACCACTTCCGCGGCCAGCCCCTGCCGGAGCACGCGCTGAACCTTTTGCGCGAAAACATCGAGGGCACCATGGGATTCGGGCGGCTGCGCGTCGCCCGCGGAGCGGATGCCGGACGCACGGTGGCCATCACCCGCGGCACCGTGACCGAGGCCGGCCGCCACACCTATCTGGGTTATTCCGCCGTCGAGGTTGCCGAGGACCACCGCCGCCGCGGCCTGGGCACGCTCTTAGGAGCCAGGATGCTGCAGTGGGGCCGGGAAAAGGGCGCCGACCAGGCGTATCTGCAAGTCATCGCCAGCAACCAGGCCGGCATTAGCCTGTATGAGAAGCTGGGTTTTCTTGAGCACCACCGCCACCGCTACGCGACGCTGCCGCCGGTGGGTTAACGGCCCCTGCCCACGCCCGCTTCTGCGGTACCCTAGTGGGCATGCGCATCGCCACCTGGAACATCAATTCTGTACGCACCCGCGCCCAGCGCGCGGTAGACCTTCTGGTCCGCCACGACATTGACGTGTTAACGCTGCAGGAAACCAAGGTGGCCGATGATAAATTCCCCCGCGGCATCTTCGAAGAGGCCGGCTACCACGTGGCCTGCCACGGGCTGAACCAGTGGAACGGCGTGGCCATTGTCTCCCGCACCGAACCGGAGGACATCCGCACCTCGTTCCCCGGCCAGCCGGGCTTTGCCAAGGCGGCGGACAAGCCCCAGGACCTGGAGGCGCGCGCCCTGGGCGCGCGCATCGCGGGTATCGACGTCTGGTCCCTCTACGTGCCCAACGGGCGCGAGCTCACGGACCGCCACTACACCTACAAGCTGCAGTTCCTCTACGCCCTGGCCGCCTACGCTGAGAGCAATGCCAAGTCCAAGCTGCTGCTCACCGGAGATTTCAACATTGCGCCGGAGGACCGCGACGTGTGGGACATGGACGTCTTCCGCGGAAAGACCCACGTCTCCGAGCCGGAGCGCGCCGCCTTCCAACGCCTCCAGGAGGCCGGGCTGGAGGAGGTCACCCGCCGCTTTACCGAAGAGGCCCGCTACACCTACTTCGATTACAAAGGCTTCCGCTTCCAGAAGGGTGAAGGCATGCGCATCGACTTCCAACTCGCCAGCGCGCCCTTGGCGTCCACCGTCACCGGCGCCCAGGTGGACCTAGCCGAGCGCGCCGGGGAAAAGACCTCCGACCACGTCCCGCTGATCGCGGACTTCGCCGTCGCCGACTTCGATTCCGTCCGCTAACGCCGGTGCCCCAATGATTGACATCAACCTAGACTTTAGCTTCTGGCAGCTAGCGCTGCTGATCGTGGACTACGCCATCAAGATCGTAGCCATTGGTTTCGTCCCCGAAAACCGCCGCCCGTCTTCCTCCACCGCGTGGCTGCTAGCCATCTTGCTGCTGCCTTTCGTTGGCCTGCCGCTGTTTTTGCTGATGGGGTCCAACTGGATCAACGGTCGCCGGCACGAGGTGCAAAAGCGCGCCCTAGAGCGCGTGTCCAGCGTGCAGGACAACACCCCGGCCCACTCGAGCGCCAGCCTGCACCCGGAGATAGAGTCCATCATCAAGCTCAACCGGAGGCTGACCGGTTTTCCCTCGGCCGTCGGACACAACATGGGCCTGCACGCCAACTACAACCAGGCCATCGATGAGATGGTCCGCGCCATCGACGAGGCCGAATCCTACGTCTACGTGGAGATTTACATCGTCTCGTGGGATGAAGCCACCGGCGAGTTCTTCAATGCTCTCCGCCGCGCCGTGGAGCGCGGGGTCAAGGTCAAGCTGCTCTTTGACCAGATCGGCTCCTGGAAGTACCCGGGTTATTGGACGCTGGGCCGCCGCCTCGACAAGCTGGGGGTGGAATGGCGCCTCATGCTGCCGCTGCAAATCCACAAGGGCCGCTTCCGCCGCCCGGACCTGCGCAACCACCGCAAGCTCGTGGTCATCGACGGCAACCGCGGATTCATCGGCTCCCAAAACCTGATCAAGCGCCAGTACAAGACGCGCGACCGCAAGTGGATCGACTACATGGTTGAGCTCACCGGCCCCATCGTGACCTCCATTGAGACCATCTTCGCGGTGGACTGGTACCTCGAGTCCGAGGAGGCCCTAGAGATCACACCGCTGCCCGAGGACCGCGGCGACGCCCCGGATGCCAACATCTTGCAATTGGTCCCCTCCGGCCCCGGCTTTACGGCCGAGCCAAACCTGCGCCTGTTTAATTCCCTGGTCCACCACGCAAAAGAACGCCTGGTGCTGGTTTCTCCGTACTTCGTGCCGGATGAATCCCTGCTGGAGGCCGTTACCTCCGCCTGCTACCGCGGCGTGCGCGTGGAGCTGTACGTCTCCGAGGAAGCGGACCAGTTTATGGTTAACCACGCCCAGTCCTCCTACTACCAGGTGCTGCTGGAGGCTGGCGTGACCATTTATCAGTTCCCCAAGCCCTACGTCTTGCACTCGAAGTTCATGCTCGCGGACCCCGGCATCGATGGCCGGGATCCCATCGCCGCGTTTGGTTCATCCAACATGGACATGCGCAGCTTCGGCCTCAACTATGAGTCCACCATGATGGCGGTCCGCGGTGACATCATTGGCCAGCTCAACGAGCTGGCGCACAATTACCGCGCCG
Encoded here:
- a CDS encoding glutamate--cysteine ligase codes for the protein MIIPAENFARSPRPTLGVEWEVALVDPETRDLVPRASEVIDEVARRHPEVHLEKEFLQNTVELVTGVCDTVPEAVADLQLSLDAVREVSEEMGLKLWASGGHPFSDYRLNPVSTKETYAEIINRTRYWGQQMLLWGVHVHVGISHEDRVWPIINALMTKYPHLLAISGSSPGWEGLDTGYASNRTMLYQQLPTAGMPYQFGSWGEWQAYMRDQAISGVINHTGSMHFDIRPASKWGTVEVRISDATTNLRELSAIVALTHCLVVHFDRMIDRGEELPTLQPWHVAENKWRGARYGMDALVITSRETDERWVKDELADLMVELAPLAEELGCADELQLIREIIDRGAAYERQRGLFEETGDWKAVVDQTCREMVELRPLR
- a CDS encoding N-acetylglutamate synthase, CG3035 family, whose translation is MSYIFRSDSVQPGERVVARRKYLSDAAPGAQPTTVFSDVIGHVLSVDPLVIRPQQVGGYPSTLDAVTISEDELYVVKKLSPRTVRNSDIRNVELAYSKAFPGIEHSWCGQWLLRAGDGVTERSNSAAPLGPSAPFEALPVEEIREFYARHGLPPRVMIPERIGKPAEALAGREGWELGPEIIVMTRALGEEGDAPVEVELPESAAAYDFEVADQPDRDWLKMYHFRGQPLPEHALNLLRENIEGTMGFGRLRVARGADAGRTVAITRGTVTEAGRHTYLGYSAVEVAEDHRRRGLGTLLGARMLQWGREKGADQAYLQVIASNQAGISLYEKLGFLEHHRHRYATLPPVG
- a CDS encoding phospholipase D-like domain-containing protein — encoded protein: MIDINLDFSFWQLALLIVDYAIKIVAIGFVPENRRPSSSTAWLLAILLLPFVGLPLFLLMGSNWINGRRHEVQKRALERVSSVQDNTPAHSSASLHPEIESIIKLNRRLTGFPSAVGHNMGLHANYNQAIDEMVRAIDEAESYVYVEIYIVSWDEATGEFFNALRRAVERGVKVKLLFDQIGSWKYPGYWTLGRRLDKLGVEWRLMLPLQIHKGRFRRPDLRNHRKLVVIDGNRGFIGSQNLIKRQYKTRDRKWIDYMVELTGPIVTSIETIFAVDWYLESEEALEITPLPEDRGDAPDANILQLVPSGPGFTAEPNLRLFNSLVHHAKERLVLVSPYFVPDESLLEAVTSACYRGVRVELYVSEEADQFMVNHAQSSYYQVLLEAGVTIYQFPKPYVLHSKFMLADPGIDGRDPIAAFGSSNMDMRSFGLNYESTMMAVRGDIIGQLNELAHNYRAVCHKLTLEEWNERGWGRRYVDNVMRLTSALQ
- a CDS encoding LytR C-terminal domain-containing protein; protein product: MTNVNQENQTPDSPQNEAAPAAGLPLRGLAMVLIAVAVMLALWALYAFTKDDPEASLAGETAATQQPSAAAPAPSAAPAEGAKPAEGSAPAEGSAPAEGSAPAGSPEPAPAPAPAPAPAPAPAPGAPAGAEEAPKRVSVLNNSMVQGLAADISERLETEGYELGEVGNFADEILPDTTVFFPAGDAAAEREARSIADKIGGIARENIDSLPEEATRDRGLTVVLTNNN
- a CDS encoding peptide deformylase, which gives rise to MTILPIVIHGDPVLHNPTEPVTEDISNPELQQLIADMYETMEAAHGVGLAANQVGVGKRLFVYHCPDVDGPNGTAKEDGGMRRGCVINPVLETSEIPETMPADDGTDDEGCLSVPGEGFPTGRADWARVTGKDENGQDVTVEGYGFFARCLQHEVGHLDGYVYTDTLIGRYKRQAKKAIKANGWNVAGLTWMPGEDKDPFGHDD
- a CDS encoding DUF3263 domain-containing protein, which gives rise to MSSSHVLNELDRAILEFESSAPRQVGRKEEAIRARFDFSPVRYHQRLNQLLEEPAALAEFPVLVGRLRRVREQREGVRRAARENGNAGG
- a CDS encoding exodeoxyribonuclease III; protein product: MRIATWNINSVRTRAQRAVDLLVRHDIDVLTLQETKVADDKFPRGIFEEAGYHVACHGLNQWNGVAIVSRTEPEDIRTSFPGQPGFAKAADKPQDLEARALGARIAGIDVWSLYVPNGRELTDRHYTYKLQFLYALAAYAESNAKSKLLLTGDFNIAPEDRDVWDMDVFRGKTHVSEPERAAFQRLQEAGLEEVTRRFTEEARYTYFDYKGFRFQKGEGMRIDFQLASAPLASTVTGAQVDLAERAGEKTSDHVPLIADFAVADFDSVR